Proteins encoded by one window of Xyrauchen texanus isolate HMW12.3.18 chromosome 24, RBS_HiC_50CHRs, whole genome shotgun sequence:
- the LOC127618101 gene encoding interferon alpha-inducible protein 27-like protein 2A: MDPCTIIAAGAGAVAAVAAAPAVIAAAGFTGAGIAAGSLAASMMSSAAVASGGGVAAGSAVALLQSVGVAGIPLVANAAIGAIGATVGAIVGGPLICSSEVTAACSALL, encoded by the exons ATGGATCCCT GTACAATTATTGCAGCTGGTGCAGGAGCAG TTGCAGCAGTTGCTGCAGCTCCTGCTGTTATAGCAGCAGCAGGTTTCACTGGCGCTGGAATCGCAGCAGGTTCGTTGGCCGCCTCTATGATGTCATCAGCCGCTGTAGCAAGCGGTGGAGGGGTCGCAGCTGGATCCGCTGTAGCACTGCTTCAATCTGTGG GTGTTGCTGGAATCCCTTTAGTAGCAAATGCAGCTATTGGTGCTATAGGGGCCACTGTGGGTGCAATTGTGGGGGGACCTCTTATTTGCAGTTCAGAAGTCACAG CCGCTTGCAGCGCTTTGCTGTAA
- the LOC127617883 gene encoding interferon alpha-inducible protein 27-like protein 2A, which translates to MDLYTLALAGAGAVATVVAAPAVLTAVGFTASGIAAGSVASSLMSVTAVASGGGVSAGSVVAILQSAGAAGIPIVANVVMGAAGAVVGAAAGMASNGTA; encoded by the exons ATGGATCTCT ATACGCTGGCTCTAGCTGGTGCAGGAGCAG TCGCAACAGTTGTTGCAGCACCTGCCGTTTTAACGGCTGTCGGTTTCACCGCAAGTGGAATAGCAGCAGGCTCTGTTGCCTCCTCACTGATGTCAGTTACCGCAGTGGCTAGTGGCGGTGGGGTCTCAGCCGGATCCGTGGTAGCAATTCTTCAATCCGCTG GTGCTGCTGGAATCCCTATAGTGGCTAACGTCGTCATGGGCGCTGCGGGAGCCGTTGTGGGTGCAGCTGCCGGTATGGCTAGCAACGGCACTGCGTAA